A part of Paraburkholderia largidicola genomic DNA contains:
- a CDS encoding alpha/beta fold hydrolase: MLHGFGTTGDMWGHLASALIEDHMIIVPDLRGLGLSSKPDGGYDKKNQAADVVGVLDALGVHTAELVTHDIGIMVGFAVAATHPERVNRWVAIDAPLPGVGPWDQITQDPAMWHFGFGGQDMERLVAGRERIYLDRFWNELSRNPKRFDEAKRQHYAALYTQPGAMRASFAQFLAFSQDAADNRRFLAQGKLQMPVLALGGEATFGPMIGAVIGCAADDVENVTIPDCGHWITEEQPAATTRLVVDFLRRRS, from the coding sequence ATGCTGCACGGCTTCGGCACAACGGGCGACATGTGGGGGCATCTTGCGAGCGCACTCATCGAGGACCACATGATCATCGTGCCCGACCTGCGTGGCCTGGGGCTCTCGTCGAAACCCGACGGCGGCTACGACAAGAAGAACCAGGCGGCGGACGTAGTGGGCGTGCTCGACGCCCTGGGCGTGCACACGGCCGAGCTGGTGACGCACGACATCGGCATCATGGTCGGCTTCGCAGTTGCCGCCACCCACCCCGAGCGCGTGAACCGATGGGTCGCGATCGATGCACCGCTGCCCGGCGTCGGCCCCTGGGATCAGATCACGCAAGACCCGGCCATGTGGCACTTCGGCTTCGGTGGTCAGGATATGGAGCGCCTCGTCGCCGGCCGCGAGCGCATCTATCTCGACCGTTTCTGGAACGAACTTTCCCGGAACCCGAAGCGGTTCGATGAAGCGAAGCGCCAGCATTACGCAGCGCTCTATACGCAACCCGGCGCAATGCGAGCGAGCTTTGCACAGTTCCTGGCGTTCAGCCAGGATGCGGCCGACAACAGACGGTTTCTCGCGCAAGGCAAGCTTCAGATGCCGGTCCTGGCCCTGGGTGGCGAAGCTACGTTCGGCCCGATGATCGGCGCGGTGATCGGATGTGCCGCCGACGACGTCGAAAACGTGACCATCCCTGATTGCGGCCACTGGATCACGGAAGAACAGCCTGCCGCGACGACAAGACTCGTCGTCGACTTCCTGCGTCGCCGTTCATGA
- a CDS encoding YceI family protein, translating into MAATTTYNLDPRHTYPSFEADHFGGISVWRGKFTKSSGVVTLDRSAKTGVIDVSIDTASIDTGNAPLDTRVKSDEFFDVSKYPTATFKSSVLRFDGDTPVEASGDFTFHGVTKPLTLKIDSFKCFINPLIKREVCGAEASAQFDRADYGVTWGTHYGFRTLTRLQIQVEGVKAD; encoded by the coding sequence ATGGCGGCCACGACCACTTATAACCTTGACCCGAGGCACACCTATCCAAGCTTCGAAGCTGATCACTTTGGCGGTATTTCGGTGTGGCGGGGCAAGTTCACAAAAAGCAGCGGCGTCGTGACGCTCGATCGCTCCGCAAAGACCGGCGTGATCGACGTGTCGATTGACACCGCGTCGATTGACACCGGTAATGCGCCACTCGATACGCGCGTGAAATCGGATGAATTTTTCGATGTCAGCAAGTATCCGACCGCGACATTCAAAAGTAGCGTGCTGCGCTTCGACGGCGACACGCCAGTCGAAGCATCGGGCGACTTCACGTTTCACGGGGTCACCAAACCACTGACGTTGAAGATCGATTCGTTCAAGTGTTTCATCAACCCGCTGATCAAGCGCGAAGTGTGCGGTGCGGAAGCCAGCGCGCAATTCGACCGCGCCGATTACGGCGTGACGTGGGGCACCCATTACGGTTTCAGGACGCTCACTCGCTTGCAGATTCAGGTTGAAGGCGTGAAGGCCGACTGA